In one Phyllostomus discolor isolate MPI-MPIP mPhyDis1 chromosome 8, mPhyDis1.pri.v3, whole genome shotgun sequence genomic region, the following are encoded:
- the APOH gene encoding beta-2-glycoprotein 1, whose product MISPVLLLFSSLLCHVATAGRTCPKPEELPFATVTPLKLAYDPGEQIVYSCQPGYVSRGGMRRFTCPLSGIWPINTLKCTPRVCPFAGILPNGAVRYSTFEYPSTISFACNTGFYLNGTKSARCTEEGKWSPDLPVCAPVNCPPPPTPKFAVLSISKSLATNSSFSIDSALYGYKAVFKCLPHYAMFGNESITCTEHGNWTELPECREVKCPFPSRPNNGFVNYPAKEALYYQDKATYGCHEKYVLDGPQEVECTKFGNWSAQPSCKASCSVSVKKATVIFEGERVKIQEKFKNGMLHGQKVSFFCKNKEKKCSYTEDAECIDGTLEIPKCFKEHSSLAFWKTDASDVKPC is encoded by the exons ATGATTTCTCCAGTGCTCCTCTTGTTCTCGAGTCTTCTCTGCCACGTGGCAACTGCAGGACGGA CCTGCCCCAAGCCAGAAGAGCTACCGTTTGCCACAGTTACTCCCTTAAAATTGGCCTATGATCCAGGGGAGCAGATAGTGTACTCCTGCCAGCCAGGCTATGTGTCCCGGGGAGGGATGAGACGGTTCACCTGCCCTCTCTCCGGAATATGGCCCATCAACACGCTGAAATGTACAC CCAGAGTGTGTCCTTTTGCTGGAATCTTACCAAATGGAGCTGTACGCTATTCAACCTTTGAATATCCCAGCACGATCAGTTTTGCTTGTAACACTGG TTTTTATCTGAATGGAACCAAATCTGCTCGATGCACTGAGGAAGGAAAATGGAGTCCCGACCTTCCTGTCTGTGCCC CTGTAAACTGCCCTCCACCACCCACACCTAAGTTTGCAGTACTTAGTATTTCTAAGTCATTGGCCACAAACAGCTCCTTCTCTATAGACAGCGCCCTCTATGGGTACAAGGCAGTTTTTAAGTGCTTGCCACACTACGCCATGTTTGGAAATGAAAGCATTACCTGCACAGAACATGGCAACTGGACTGAGTTACCAGAATGCAGGG AAGTAAAATGCCCATTCCCATCAAGACCAAACAATGGATTTGTGAACTATCCTGCAAAAGAAGCACTTTATTACCAGGATAAAGCCACATATGGTTGCCATGAGAAATATGTCTTGGATGGCCCACAAGAAGTAGAATGTACCAAATTTGGGAACTGGTCTGCACAGCCAAGTTGTAAAG CATCTTGTAGTGTATCTGTTAAAAAAGCAACTGTGATATTTGAAGGGGAGAGAGTAAAGATCcaagaaaaatttaagaatggAATGCTGCATGGTCAAaaagtttctttcttctgcaaaaacaaggaaaagaagtgCAGCTATACAGAGGATGCTGAGTGCATAGACGGCACCTTAGAAATCCCCAAATGCTTCAAGG AGCACAGTTCTCTGGCTTTCTGGAAGACTGATGCATCAGATGTGAAGCCGTGCTGA